From the genome of Halobacterium sp. R2-5:
AGTCGTAGGGAAGCGACTCCAGCAGCAGCGTGACGACGCCCGACGTGAGCAGCGACCAGCCCGCAGTGGTGCGATATGCCATACAGGGAACAGGACGCGCGGGCGGTTATTCGCCCCGACGAATTGCCGACCAGTTCGATACACGTTAGTTGCCAGTAGTCACTCCCCGTGGGGCTCGTGGGTCGCCCGCCAGCCGTCCCGCGTCGGCTCGACGTCCGCGACCTCGTAGAACCGGATTCTCTCCTCCTGGGCGGTCCGCACGGGGACGTCGTAGTGCTCGGCGCGGTAGTCGAAGTCGTCCACGGCGCCGTCGACGAACTCGCGGTGAGCGTCGAGGCGGTCGGCGACGACGCGTCGGGAGAGGTCGGGCGCCTCGCGGATGCGGTCGTCGAAGGCGTCCGCGAGCGCGGCGTCGCGCTCGACGCCGACGGAGTGCCGACCCGCGACGGCGGCCGCCAGGCTCGTCGTGCCGGTCCCCCAGAACGGGTCGAGGACCGTGTCCCCGTACACCGAGTACATGTTCACGAGGCGGTACGGGAGCTCGAAGGGGAACGCCGCCGAGCGCTCCCGTAGCCCGGGGTCGGCGAGTGCCTGCTGCTCGCCGTTGAGGTCGTCCCACACGTCCGAGAACCAGCGGTTTCGCTCCTCCCAGAAGTACGCGGCCTCGTAGCGGCGGTCGGCGCCCGGGTCGAACGCGCGGCGTTCGCCGTTCCGGAACACGAGCACGTGCTCGCGTTCGAGCGTCACGTACGCGTTCGGCGGCACCATCCCGCTACCCATGAATTTCGCCGCGGAGTTCGCGGGCTTCCGCCAGAGCACGCCCGGTAGCGGGTCGAAGCCCAGCGACTCGAAGGCCTCGGTGACGCGCGCGTGGTTGTCGTAGACGCGGAACCGATCGAGGTTGCGGGTGGCGTCGCCGACGTTCACGACGGCGATGCCGCCCGGCGCGAGCACGCGCGCGACCTCGGACCACGCGTCGTCGAGCACGGAGAGCATCAGGTCGTGCGCGCGCTCGCCGTCACCGTCGCCGAGAGCCTCCCCGACGGCGGGGTCGAGAGCGGCGAACACCTCGTCCCACATCTCGATCATCGGGTACGGCGGCGACGTGACCACGAGGTCCACGGCGTCGTCGGCCAGCGGGAGGTCGCGGGCGTCGCCGACGTGGACGCGGTGGGTGGTCTCCATCCACCTGACCGTCTGAGGCCCGACACGTAGGCGTTTCGCTGCCCGTCGTCAGGCGTCGTTCATGCGGCGGGTGACCGTCGAGTCACAGACCAGACACTTGCTCACGCGGTAGGGCTCCCGGGAGCACTTCGGCTTGTCCGCCTCGGCGTTCTCCACGCGGAGCTGTATCGCGACCGCGTGCCGGGTCTCCTCCTCGCAGCGCTCGCAGAACTCCCGCAGGTTGGCGTCGGGTGCAGCGGCGGTCATTACACTCGATACGTCGCCCCCCAGGAGGATAAAGCGGGAACTCCGTGTCAGTCGTTTTACGCCGGTTAATCCGAGTTTACCGGCGGTGAACCGGCCGAAACGGTCGGAACCGGAGCTGCCGCCCGCGTCCGGTGGACCTAACTTCCCGCGTGCCAACGGTTAACGCGCTGGTCGACCGCGCCGGCCCTGGGGTGGCCGAACGCGGCGCGACCCGTGCTCCGTCCTCACGTTTCGACGTTTTACGGTCGACTACACGGCCGTTCTTGGCGCGATAAAAGGAAGTAGCGCTGCCTTACAGCAGGTCTTCGATGTTGTCGGCGACTTCCTCGGGGGTGTCGCCGACCGGGACGCCCGCGTCGTTCAGAGCGTCGATCTTCGACTCCGCGGTGCCGGTGCCGCTGCCGGAGACGATGGCGCCCGCGTGGCCCATGCGCTTGCCCGGCGGCGCGGTGCGGCCCGCGATGAAGCCGGCGACCGGCGTGTCCATGTTGTGGGCGATGTACTCGGCGGCTTCCTCCTCGTCCTCGCCGCCGATTTCGCCGCACATCACGACGGCCTCGGTGTCCTCGTCGGCCTCGAACAGCTCGAGGGCGTCGATGAAGTCCGTGCCGATGATGGGGTCGCCGCCGATGCCGATGGCCGTGGTCTGGCCGATGCCGCGCTGCGTGAGCGAGTCCACGACCTGGTAGGTCAGCGTGCCCGACCGGGAGACGAGCCCGACCTTCCCCTCCGAGAAGATGTTGCCGGGGAGGATGCCGAGTTTCGCCTCGCCGGGCGTGATGATGCCCGGACAGTTCGGCCCCTGCAGGCGGGTGTCGGTCTCCTGCAGGCGCTTGTTCACCTTCGCCATGTCCTGGGTCGGGATGCCCTCGGTGATGGCGACCGCGAGGTCGAGGTCCGTGTCGAGGGCCTCGAAGATGGCGTCCGCGGCGAACGCCGGCGGCACGAAGATGACCGAGGCGTCGGCGTCCTCCTCGTCGACGGCGTCGTGGACGGTGTCGTAGACCGGGACGCCGGCGACCTCCTGGCCGCCCTTGCCCGGGACCGCGCCCGCGACGACGTTCGTCCCGTAGTCGATCATCTGTTCGGCGTGGAACTTCCCTTCTCCGCCCGTGATGCCCTGCACCACGACGCGGGTGTCG
Proteins encoded in this window:
- a CDS encoding site-specific DNA-methyltransferase, which produces METTHRVHVGDARDLPLADDAVDLVVTSPPYPMIEMWDEVFAALDPAVGEALGDGDGERAHDLMLSVLDDAWSEVARVLAPGGIAVVNVGDATRNLDRFRVYDNHARVTEAFESLGFDPLPGVLWRKPANSAAKFMGSGMVPPNAYVTLEREHVLVFRNGERRAFDPGADRRYEAAYFWEERNRWFSDVWDDLNGEQQALADPGLRERSAAFPFELPYRLVNMYSVYGDTVLDPFWGTGTTSLAAAVAGRHSVGVERDAALADAFDDRIREAPDLSRRVVADRLDAHREFVDGAVDDFDYRAEHYDVPVRTAQEERIRFYEVADVEPTRDGWRATHEPHGE
- the sucD gene encoding succinate--CoA ligase subunit alpha, producing the protein MSILVDDDTRVVVQGITGGEGKFHAEQMIDYGTNVVAGAVPGKGGQEVAGVPVYDTVHDAVDEEDADASVIFVPPAFAADAIFEALDTDLDLAVAITEGIPTQDMAKVNKRLQETDTRLQGPNCPGIITPGEAKLGILPGNIFSEGKVGLVSRSGTLTYQVVDSLTQRGIGQTTAIGIGGDPIIGTDFIDALELFEADEDTEAVVMCGEIGGEDEEEAAEYIAHNMDTPVAGFIAGRTAPPGKRMGHAGAIVSGSGTGTAESKIDALNDAGVPVGDTPEEVADNIEDLL